The following coding sequences are from one Homalodisca vitripennis isolate AUS2020 chromosome 7, UT_GWSS_2.1, whole genome shotgun sequence window:
- the LOC124366762 gene encoding cytochrome P450 4c21-like, with translation MIHKALTFGEPLYLCEKLEQRQEVSQRTSRQDNQLHFPSSIKNVVRNLGIPEDATGWIPENCGTGTDTAHESLCFLLVTLGHHPEVQDNIFEEIQRVMGDLDRDVTVADVNAMTYLNQVILESIRLHGSISAIMRKATKDTKLPGCTLPAGSRIVIALQTMGYDKEHFPNPRQFLPERFSPEKQKERHNYSFLPFSAGPRNCIGKSYAMIMMKTILVHILRRLQVTSHTNLSDIKYELKVVMHHKSPLLVTFHPR, from the exons ATGATCCACAAGGCCCTAACATTCGGGGAACCTCTTTATCTCTGTGAAAAACTTGAGCAAAGACAGGAGGTCTCCCAACGTACCAGTCGCCAGGACAACCAGCTTCACTTTCCGA GTTCAATAAAAAACGTGGTTCGGAACCTCGGTATACCAGAAGATGCTACCGGGTGGATACCAGAGAACTGCGGCACG GGAACCGACACTGCTCATGAGTCCTTGTGTTTTCTGCTGGTGACATTAGGGCACCATCCAGAAGTCCAG gaCAATATCTTTGAGGAGATACAGAGAGTTATGGGTGACCTTGACCGTGACGTCACTGTTGCTGACGTTAACGCCATGACGTACCTGAACCAGGTCATCCTAGAGAGCATCAGACTCCATGGAAGCATCTCAGCAATTATGAGAAAGGCAACAAAGGATACAAAATTGC CTGGATGCACACTGCCGGCCGGAAGTCGCATAGTAATAGCGCTCCAAACAATGGGTTACGATAAAGAACACTTCCCAAATCCGAGACAGTTTCTGCCTGAACGGTTCTCCCCAGAGAAGCAAAAGGAACGACACAACTACTCTTTCCTGCCGTTCAGCGCTGGTCCTCGGAACTGTATAG GAAAGTCGTACGCAATGATCATGATGAAGACAATCCTGGTCCATATCCTGCGCCGTCTGCAGGTTACGTCACATACTAATTTGTCAGACATCAAGTATGAGCTGAAAGTTGTGATGCACCACAAGTCTCCACTCCTAGTCACTTTCCATCCAAGATAA